The sequence below is a genomic window from Microbacterium abyssi.
CGTTCTGGACGACGATCCGACCGGCACGCAGTCCGTCTCGAACCTTCCGGTCCTCACCCGCTGGGAGAAGGAGGACCTCGCCGGTGCCTTCGCGACCGGGGCCGCAGCCGTCTACGTGCTCACCAACACGCGCTCGCTCGACGAGAAGACCGCGGCCGAGCGCAACCGCGAGGTCGTCGCGGTCGCGCTCGCCGCGGCATCCGAGGCGGGCCGTCGCGTGACCTTCGTGTCGCGCGGGGACTCCACGCTGCGCGGCCACTTCCCGCTCGAGACCGACGTGCTGTCGACCGAGATCGTCGCCCATGGCGGCCGCGCACCCGAGCTGACCCTCCTCGTCCCGGCATTCCCGGATGCCGGCCGCGTCACGGTCGACTCGGTGCACTACTGGGTGACGGACGGCGAGGCGACCCCTGTCGGGGATACGCCGTTCGCGAAGGACGCCACCTTCGGCTTCGCATCATCGAACCTCCGCGACTGGGTCGCCGAGAAGACGAACGGGCGCATCGTGGCCGAAGAGGTCGCCGCACTCACCGTCCAGATCATCCGCTCCGGCGTCGATGCCGTCGCCGACTTCCTCGCCGGGCTCTCGACGGGCACCGTGGTCGCGGTCGATGTCGTCGACGAGAGCGACATGCGCGTCGTCGCCCTCGCGCTCCACAGCCTTCACGAACGCCAGGTGCTGCTGCGCGTCGGCCCGCCGTACGTACGTGCCCACATCGGACAGGACATCGCCGAGCCGGTGTCCGCCGCCGACATCCCGTTCGCCTACGACCGCGGCGGCCTGGTCGTCGTCGGCAGCCACGTGCCGCTGACCACCGCCCAGCTCGAGGAGCTGCGTCGGCAGCGCCCCGACACCGTCACGATCGAACTCGACGTCCGCCAGCTCATCGACGAGCGCCGCGAGGTGCACCTCGACGCCCAGGCGCACGCAGTCGCCGCCGAGCTCGCCTCCGGATCGGTGATCGTGCACACCACGCGCGAGCTCGTCACGGGTGCGGACGGCGAGGAGAGCCTCGAGATCGCGCGCAAGGTCTCCAGCGGCGTCGTCGACCTCGTCCGCCGGGTGCTCGCGATCGCGCCGCCCCGTTTCGTGATCGCCAAGGGCGGCATCACCTCCAGCGACGTCGCCAGCGAGGCTCTCGAGATCCGCCGTGCCACCGTGCTCGGACCCATGCTGCCCGGCATCGTGTCGCTGTGGCAGCCGCAGACCGGCCCTGCCGTCGGCATCCCGTACATCGTCTTCGCCGGCAACGTCGGCGACACCGACTCGCTGGCCCGCGTCGTCGCGACCCTCGCCGACGCCGACTGAGATTTGAAAGGAACACAATGACCTCCACCGTCGCCGTCATCGGACTGGGAGCAATGGGCCTCCCGATGGCCACCCGCCTCGCCGAGCGCTTCGAGGTGCGCGGCTTCGACATCGCCGCTGAGCGCATCGCATTGGCCGCCGAGAAGGGTGTGCAGCCGGCGGAATCCGCCGCGGATGCCGTCACCGACGCGCAAGCGGTCCTCGTCGCGGTGCGCACCGGCGGCCAGCTCAACGACCTCCTCTTCGGCGAGACCGGCCTCGCCTCGCACCTCGCCGACGGCGCGGTCGTGATCCTCACCAGCACGGTGGGCACCGACGGCATCGGTGACATCGCCGCACGCCTCGCCGAGCACGGCGCGCAGCTGGTGGATGCTCCGCTCTCCGGCGGCCCCGTTCGTGCCGGCCAGGGCGACCTGCTGATCGTCGTGGGCGCCGCTCCCTCGGCGCTCGAGGTCGCGCGCCCCGTGCTCGACCAGCTCGCCTCGACTCTGTCGATCGTCGGGGACAATCCCGGCGACGGTCAGGCCCTGAAGACCGTCAACCAGCTGCTGTGCGGTGTGCACATCGCGGCCGCCGCCGAGGCTCTGGCCCTCGCCGACGCTCTGGGCCTCGACCGGGAGAACACCCTCGAGGCGCTCACCGCCGGTGCGGCGAACTCCTTCATGCTCGGCAACCGCGGTCCTCGCTCGCTGCAGGCCTACGACGAGGACGGGGCCGAGGTCCTCAGCCGCCTCGACATCTTCGTCAAGGACATGGGCATCGTCGGCAACGCCGCCCGCGCCGCGCACCTGTCGACCCCGGTCGCGAACGCCGCCGAGCAGCTGTTCCTGCTCGGCGAGGCCCAGGGCCTCGGCGATCACGACGACTCCGCCGTGATCCGCGTCATCGCTCCCGAACGTCTTTCCTGAACCCGACCGCAACCAGGGCGCACCCGCGTCCTCGAACCTGAAAGAAGAGATCCAGAGATGCTTCCTCTTCCCGCGCTGATCGCGATCGGAGTCGCCGGCCTCGCGCTGCTGCTCCTGCTGATCATCCGATTCAAGATGCAGGCGTTCTACGCCCTCATCCTCGTATCGATCCTCGTCGGTCTTGCTGCCGGCCTGCCGATGACGACGATCCCCGCCAGCGGGGATACGCCGGAACAGCTCGGCATCATCCAGGCGATCATCGCCGGTGTCGGCGGCACCCTCGGATCCGTCGCCGTGCTGGTGGCGCTCGGCTCGATGCTCGGCAAGATCATCGAGCTCTCGGGCGGAGCGGAGTCGCTCGCCGGGAAGTTCACCAAGTGGCTGGGACCCAAGCGGGTCGGCATCGCCCTCGTCATCGCTGCAGCGATCCTCGCGATCCCGGTGTTCTTCGACGCCGGCTTCATCATCCTCGTGCCGATCATCTTCGCGTTCTCGAAGATCGCCGGACTCAATCCGATCAAGTTCGGTCTGCCCGTCGCCGGCATCATGCTCGCCGTGCACGTGGCCGTGCCGCCGCACCCCGGCATCGTCGGGGGCGCCACCATCCTCGGCGCCGACATGGGCTGGGTGCTGATCTTCTCGCTTATCATCTCGATCCCGCTCGCCGCGCTGTCGTTCTGGGTCGGCAAGATCATCAACCGTCGCGAGTACGCGATGATCGAGGCCACCAAGGAGATGTTCGACAGCTTCGGCACCGAGAAGGCGTCGATCAATGCCGGGCTCCGTGAGGGCGAGAAGGCACCGAGCGCCTTCACCGTGCTCGCGCTGATCCTGCTGCCGTTGGTTCTCATCATGCTCGGCACCACCGTCGCGCCGGCCTTCGAGTCCGGAACGTTCTGGAACGGATTCCTCTCGATGATCGGGCAGCCGATCTTCGCCCTCATGGTCGCGATCGCCGCGGCGATGTTCTTCCTCGGCGTCCGTCGCGGCTGGTCACCCGCCAAGCTCGGCGAGGTCATGGAGTCGGCGCTGCCGTCGGCCGCCGTCATCATCCTCGTCACCGGTGCCGGTGGCGCGTTCGGGAAGATCCTCACCGAGACCGGCATCGGCGGTGCCGTCGCCGAGCTCATGGCGGGCAGCGGCATGCCCATCCTGCTCGCGGCCTTCCTCATCTCGCTCATCATGCGCGCAGCGCAGGGGTCGGCGACGGTCGCCATCACCACGACGGCGGGCCTGCTGCTGCCGACCGTGGCCGTGCTCGGCCTCGACACGATCCACATCGCGCTCGTCGCGGTCGCGATCGGCTACGGCGCGCTCGGCCTCAGCCACGTGAACGACTCCGGGTTCTGGGTCGTCACGCGCTACCTCGGGTTGTCGGTCAAGGACGGGCTGCGTACCTGGACGCCGCTGACGACCGTGCTCGGCGTCGCCGGGTTCCTTCTCACCTGGCTCACGTATGCCGTCATCCCGATGAGCTGACAGCACCTGACAGAGGCCCCTGGCGCTCGCGAAAGCGGATGCCGGGGGCCTCTCGCTCTGCACATGCGTCCGGACTAGGGTCGGGACATGGTCACCGTCGCAGAGAACATCGTCCACACCCTCCGCGCCAACGACATCGACCGGGTCTACGGCATCCCCGGGGACTCGCTCAACGGCTTCACCGACGCGCTGCGCAAAGACGGCACGTTCCGCTGGCTGCACGTGCGTCACGAGGAGTCGGCCGCATTCGCCGCCGCCGCGGATGCCGCGATCACCGGCGACCTCGCCGTCGTCGCCGGCTCCTGCGGGCCAGGCAACCTGCACCTGATCAACGGGCTCTTCGACGCGCAGCGCTCCCGCGTGCCCGTGCTCGCGATCGCCGCGCACATCCCCACGTCCGAGATCGGCACCGGCTACTTCCAGGAGACGCACCCTCAGGAGCTGTTCCGGGAGTGCAGCGTGTACGTCGAGTACGTCGCCGACCCCGTTCAGATGCCGCGACTGCTGGAGATCGCGATGCGCACCGCCATCGAGGAGCGTGGTGTCGCGGTGCTCGTGATCCCCGGCGAAGTGGCCCTCGCCGAGATCAAGGACGACCGGGCGGCGGTCATCGAGCGCGCCCGTCCCGTCGTGGTGCCGAGTCCGTCGGAGCTGGAGAGGGCCGCGCAGCTGCTGAACGCTTCGACGAAGGTCACGATCCTCGCCGGGGCCGGCGCCGAGGGGGCGCATGACGAGGTCGTGGCGCTCGCCGACAGGCTCGGAGCGCCGATCGTGCACGCCTTGCGCGGCAAGGAGTTCATCGAATACGACAACCCGTTCGACGTCGGGATGACCGGCCTGCTCGGATTCGCCTCGGGGTACCGTGCCATGGAGTCCGCCGACACCCTGCTCGTTCTCGGCTCCGACTTCCCCTACGAACAGTTCTATCCTGAGGACGCCACGACGATCCAGGTCGACATCCGTGGCTCGCAGCTCGGCAAGCGGCATCCCCTCGATCTCGGCCTCGTCGGCGACGTGCGCGCCACGGCGGATGCGCTGCTGCCGAGAATCGCCGAGAAGAGCAACCGCTCGCACCTCGACGACGCCGTCGCGCACTACCGCAAGACCCGCGCCAAACTCGACGAACTCGCCGTCCCCGCTAAGGGCAGGAAGCCGATCCATCCACAGTATCTCGCCAGGCTTCTCGATGAGCACGCGACCGATGACGCGATCTTCACGGCGGACGTCGGATCGCCGACAGTCTGGGCTGCGCGCTACCTCACGATGAACGGGCGGCGACGGCTGATCGGCTCGTTCACGCACGGGTCGATGGCCAACGCTCTGCTGCACGGCATCGGCGCGCAGACCGCGCGGCCGGATCGCCAGGTCGTCGCGCTCGCAGGGGACGGGGGACTGGCGATGATGCTCGGCGAGCTCATCACCCTCACCCAGAACAATCTGCCGGTCAAGACGATCGTGGTGAACAACTCATCGCTCAACTTCGTCGAGCTCGAGATGAAGGCGGCCGGCTTCGTCACGTACGCGACCGACCTCGAGAATCCGAACTTCGCGGCCGTCGCCGAGGCTCTCGGCATCTTCGCGCGGCGCGTCGAGCGCAGCGAGGATCTGCCGGATGCCGTCGCCGAGGTGCTCGCGCACGACGGCCCCGCGCTGCTGGACGTCGTCACCGAACGGCAGGAACTGTCGATGCCCCCGGCCATCAGCGCGGAGCAGGTCAAGGGCTTCGCGCTGTACGCCATCCGCACCGTGATGTCGGGGCGCGGCGACGAGCTGCTCGACCTCGCCAGAGCCAACTGGCGGCAGCTGTTCTGACGCGGCTCTTGCTCCCTGAGCCTGTCGAAGGGCCCGCATCGGTTCGCCCGCGCCCGTGGCATGCCGTACACTGGACAGGCAGTTGTCTGCATTCTTTCTCGTGCCTTCGGGTGAGATGGGAACGCAGACCCAGGGTCCTTCCGGGCTCTAGGGCGGTAGCTCAATTGGCAGAGCAGCGGTCTCCAAAACCGCAGGTTGCAGGTTCGATTCCTGTCCGCCCTGCGCGTCAGCGCCACGCTGGCACACGAAAGGTACATTCAGGATGGATCAGGACGAACCGCGCGGCGAGATCGTCGCGGCAGGCGGCGCCGCCGGTGTGAAGAAGCTCGGCTTCTTCGGGCGGATCGCACTGTTCTTCCGCCAGGTAATCGGAGAGCTGCGCAAGGTCGTCACCCCGACCCGCAAGGAGCTGTTCAAGTTCACCGCAGTCGTGCTGGTCTTCGTGGTGATCGTGATGGCCTTCGTGTACGGTCTGGACACCGCCTTCTCGTGGTTGACGGCGCAGGTCTTCGGAGTGCCGCAGTAAGCGACGCTCTAGCGGGTCCACCGCACTGAATGGAAAGAAACAACGTGTCTGAACGATATTCCGACGACGCCGACTGGGCGACCGCCGCGGAGCAGTCCAGCGAGGACGACGAGGCGCAGGAGGGCAACGTCCTCTCCGCCGAGGAGAAGGCGTCCTCCGCTGCCGAGCACGAGGCAGTCCACATCGAAGGCGACGACGGTGAGGCAGACGAGGAAGGCACGGAAGACATCGACATCGACGACCCGGAGGCCGACGCGATCGTGAACGACGCTCTCAACCTGGACGAGACGGCAGAGACCGAAGCTGCCGCAGAGGTCCTGAACGACTCGGCGGAAGAAGAGGCCGCAGACATCGAAGCCGCAGCGGCCGACGAGGTCACACCCTACGACGGCCCCGACGTGAACGGCGAGGAGGACGCCACGGCATCCGATGACGCCACGTCCGAGGAGGCGGCATCCGAGGGCGACGCCGAGGAGGACCCGTACGAGGCCTTCCGCATGGACCTCCGGATGCTTCCCGGCAAGTGGTACGTCATCCACTCCTACGCCGGCTTCGAGCGCAAGGTGAAGGCCAACATCGAGCAGCGCAAGTCGACGCTCGAGGTCGAGGACGACATCTACCAGGTCGAGGTCCCGATGGAGGACGTCGTCGAGATCAAGAACGGCCAGCGCAAGATGGTCACCCGCGTGCGCATCCCGGGCTACGTGCTCGTGCGCATGGAGCTCAACGAGGACACCTGGTCGGTCGTCCGCCACACCCCGGGCGTGACCGGCTTCGTGGGCAACGCTCACAACCCCACGCCGCTGCGCTTCGAAGAGGCGTTCAACATGCTCAAGGCGCTCGTCGAGGTCAAGGACATCCCGACCGCGAAGAACGTGCAGTCCAAGGGCGGCGTCGCCGTCGCGAGGACCGTGCCGGCCGAGGTCGACTTCGAGATCGGCGAGACCATCACGATCAAGGAAGGCTCGTTCGCGGGCCTGCCCGGTTCGATCAGCGAGATCAAGCCCGAGAGCGGCAAGCTCACCGTGCTCGTCTCCCTGTTCGAGCGCGAGACCCCGGTCGAACTGTCGTTCGACCAGGTCACGAAGATGTCCTGAGATCACACGCTTTTCACGAAGACGGCCGTCCCTCTCGGGGCGGCCGTCTTCGCGTCAGGCGTCGTGCTGCGCTGCCCAGTGCGGACTCTGGATGAGTCCGATGAGATTGCGGAAGGGGTCGCTGACGGATGCCGACCACCAGCCGTCTCCGCGTTGGGTGATCGGATCGAACTCGGTCGCTCCGAGCGCGATCAGCCGGTCGAAGGCGGCCTGGATGTCGTCGACGTGCATGCTCACCAGTGCGCCGCCGGGCTGGTCGAGCGCGGGCCGGAAGCGGGCATCCATCAGCGCGAACTCGTCTTCGTCGTCGCCGAAGCGCCACTCGGCGTACTGAGCAGGGCCCTCCTCCGGGCGGATGAAGTACGGCTCCGCACCGAACAGCCGGCGGTACCAGTCGATCGCGGCCGGCATGTCGTCGGCGACGAGGTTGATGTTGGCGAGTCCTCGGAACATGGTCTTCTCCTTGATTGCGGGTGTTTCTTCTATGCTCGATGGTGAAGTGATCATCTTCTGATCACTTCACCGAGACTTCTCGAAGGAGTTCCGAAATGCGTGCCGATCGTCTCATCCAGGCACTTCTGCTGCTCCAGGGCCGGCCGCAGATCACCGCCGCGCAGCTCGCCTCCGAACTGGAGATCTCCGTGCCGACCGCTCGACGCGACCTCGAGGCGCTGTCGATGGCAGGCGTCCCGATCTACCCGACGCGCGGGCGCGGTGGCGGCTGGCGTCTGATCGGAGGTGCGCGCACCGACCTCACCGGGCTCACCGAGGGTGAGGTGACATCAGTTCTCATCGGTCTGGCGCAGGGTGGTGCCGGCGATCCAGAGCGCATCGCCGCCGTGCGCAAACTCATCCGTGCCATGCCTGCACCCTTCCGCGAGGGCGCTGAGCGGGTCGCGTCGGCGACGATGCAGGATGTGCCGTGGGGCCAGAAGAAGGATGCCGCGGTCGCAGCTCGGGTCGAGCAGCTGCAGCGCGCGATCGCACGGCAGCATCGGGTGCGGCTGGACTACGAGGGCTCGCGCGGAGAGGAAGCGGTCGACCTCGTACCGCTGGTCGTCGGCAGCCGGGGCGTGCATTGGTACCTGCTCGCAGCACCGCCGGGCGAAGGCGCTGACGCCGCGGATGAGGACCGGCTGCGCACGTACCGAGTCGATCGGATCCGCGATCTCGAGATACTCGCGGGTCGGGGCGCGCCTCCCGATGGCTTCGACGCGTCTGCGGTCTGGACAGCAATGGTCGCCCGTGTAGAGGACCTGCGCGGCACAGTGCGCGCCGTGGTGAGCGTGCAACCGTGGGCGATGCGTGCGCTGCGCGATCAGTTCGGCGCGCAGGCGCGCGTGATCGATGCCGGCGCTGACGATGGCCATCCGCTCGTCGAGGTGCATGCCCACCGCGTGGACGCCCTGGCCGAACAGCTGGCCGGGTGGTCGAGCGTCGCCGAGGTGATCGAACCCGTCGCGGTGCGAGCCGCGCTGCGGGCGCTGGGGGAGCGGATCGTCGCACAGTACGCGGCGGAGAACACGTGATCACCGCAGCCGCTGTGATCGGGTAGACTTACGTGGTTTGTGGGTGCGCTTCGGCGCGCGCGCAACAGCACCGCAGCCCGGAGATGCCGGGTTCGCGGGAGAACCGGATGCCACGGCATCCGATTCGATGAAAGGAAAGAGAATGGCACCCAAGAAGAAGGTGACCGGCCTGATCAAGCTCCAGATCAACGCCGGTGCCGCCAACCCGGCGCCGCCGATCGGCCCCGCGCTCGGTCAGCACGGCGTGAACATCATGGAGTTCTGCAAGGCGTACAACGCCGCGACCGAGTCGCAGCGCGGCAACGTCATCCCTGTGGAGATCACCGTCTACGAGGACCGCAGCTTCACGTTCGTCCTGAAGACGCCCCCGGCAGCGGAGCTCATCAAGAAGGCCGCCGGCGTGCAGAAGGCTTCGGCCACGCCGCACACCGTCAAGGTCGGCAAGATCACCAAGGACCAGGTCCGTCAGATCGCAGAGACCAAGCAGGCTGACCTGAACGCGAACGACATCGAGGCCGCCTCGAAGATCATCGCCGGAACCGCCCGCTCCATGGGCATCACGGTCGAGGGCTGAGGGGAATAATCATGGCAAAGTCCAAGGCTTACAAGGCTGCCGTCGAGAAGATCGAGGCAGACCGTTTCTACACCCCGACCGAGGCAGTCGCCCTCGCGAAGGAGACCGGCTCGGCGAAGTTCGACTCGACCGTCGAGGTCGCGCTGAAGCTCGCCGTCGACCCGCGCAAGGCAGACCAGATGGTGCGCGGCACCGTCATCCTCCCGCACGGCACCGGTAAGACCGCACGCGTCATCGTGTTCGCCACCGGCCCCGCGGCCGAGGCTGCGATCGCCGCAGGCGCGGATGAGGTCGGCGGCGCCGAGCTCATCGAGAAGGTCGCCGCAGGCTGGACCGACTTCGACTCGGCTGTCTCGACCCCTGAGCTCATGGGCCAGGTCGGTCGACTGGGCAAGGTGCTCGGCCCCCGTGGCCTGATGCCCAACCCGAAGACCGGCACCGTGACTCCGAACCCGGCCAAGGCCGTCGAGGAGATCAAGGGCGGAAAGATCGAGTTCCGCGTCGACAAGCACGCCAACGTGCACTTCGTCGTCGGCAAGGCCTCGTTCTCCGCAGAGCAGCTCGACGAGAACATCGGTGCAGCGCTCGAGGAGATCGTGCGTCTGAAGCCGTCGAGCGCCAAGGGCCGTTACATCCAGAAGGGCGCCGTGTCGACCACGTTCGGCCCCGGCATCCCGCTGGACGTCAACGCCATCTGACGCTGACATCTTCGAAGGGCTCCCACCGTCACGGTGGGAGCCCTTCGTCGTACCCGGGACCCAAGGAGAACAGGGGATGCCGGCGCGACACGCCAGGGCGACGCGCTCGATTTGCCCGGTCTCCGGATCCCGCGTAAGTTATTACTTGTTCGCCCCACAGGGAAGCGGAGAGGCTCAGAGCCTCACCCCCCTCAAGTGGAGAACCACCTCCCGAATCCTTCACTTGAAGGACCTGGGCGCTTGCGTCTAGACTGGGAGCTTCCACCTCTTCTGCGGTTCACTTCGACCGCGCAGCGGATCTCAGATCCGGTCGGCGCGTCGATTTGACAGGCCGGATGAGGCGGATAAGATTGAGAAGTTGCCCTTCGGGCCTGGTTGTGATGACTGGGTCGGGGGAGCGTCCGATCCTTGAGAACTCAACAGCGTGCACTTGTCAAATGCCAAATAACCTCGACTCCACTTCGGTGGGGTGAGATTCCTTTGGATCAAAGACCAATCCTTTTCGGAGGGTTGGCAACGGATAGTCAGCAATGAATATCTCTTTGGTCAGTTTCAAACTCGCTGTGATCACCTTATTCCGGTGGTTGTATGCATCTTTTTTTACGGAGAGTTTGATCCTGGCTCAGGATGAACGCTGGCGGCGTGCTTAACACATGCAAGTCGAACGATGATGCCCAGCTTGCTGGGTGGATTAGTGGCGAACGGGTGAGTAACACGTGAGCAACCTGCCCCTGACTCTGGGATAAGCGCTGGAAACGGCGTCTAATACTGGATACGAACAAGAATCGCATGGTTACTTGTTGGAAAGATTTTTTGGTTGGGGATGGGCTCGCGGCCTATCAGCTTGTTGGTGAGGTAATGGCTCACCAAGGCGTCGACGGGTAGCCGGCCTGAGAGGGTGACCGGCCACACTGGGACTGAGACACGGCCCAGACTCCTACGGGAGGCAGCAGTGGGGAATATTGCACAATGGGCGGAAGCCTGATGCAGCAACGCCGCGTGAGGGATGACGGCCTTCGGGTTGTAAACCTCTTTTAGCAGGGAAGAAGCGAGAGTGACGGTACCTGCAGAAAAAGCGCCGGCTAACTACGTGCCAGCAGCCGCGGTAATACGTAGGGCGCAAGCGTTATCCGGAATTATTGGGCGTAAAGAGCTCGTAGGCGGTTTGTCGCGTCTGCTGTGAAATCCCGAGGCTCAACCTCGGGCCTGCAGTGGGTACGGGCAGACTAGAGTGCGGTAGGGGAGATTGGAATCTGGTGTAGCGGTGGAATGCGCAGATATCAGGAGGAACACCGATGGCGAAGGCAGATCTCTGGGCCGTAACTGACGTGAGGAGCGAAAGGGTGGGGAGCAAACAGGCTTAGATACCCTGGTAGTCCACCCCGTAAACGTTGGGAACTAGTTGTGGGGTCCATTCCACGGATTCCGTGACGCAGCTAACGCATTAAGTTCCCCGCCTGGGGAGTACGGCCGCAAGGCTAAAACTCAAAGGAATTGACGGGGACCCGCACAAGCGGCGGAGCATGCGGATTAATTCGATGCAACGCGAAGAACCTTACCAAGGCTTGACATACACCAGAACACCCTGGAAACAGGGGACTCTTTGGACACTGGTGAACAGGTGGTGCATGGTTGTCGTCAGCTCGTGTCGTGAGATGTTGGGTTAAGTCCCGCAACGAGCGCAACCCTCGTTCTATGTTGCCAGCACGTAATGGTGGGAACTCATGGGATACTGCCGGGGTCAACTCGGAGGAAGGTGGGGATGACGTCAAATCATCATGCCCCTTATGTCTTGGGCTTCACGCATGCTACAATGGCCGGTACAATGGGCAGCGATACCGTGAGGTGGAGCGAATCCCAAAAAGCCGGTCCCAGTTCGGATTGAGGTCTGCAACTCGACCTCATGAAGTCGGAGTCGCTAGTAATCGCAGATCAGCAACGCTGCGGTGAATACGTTCCCGGGT
It includes:
- a CDS encoding NAD(P)-dependent oxidoreductase, with the translated sequence MTSTVAVIGLGAMGLPMATRLAERFEVRGFDIAAERIALAAEKGVQPAESAADAVTDAQAVLVAVRTGGQLNDLLFGETGLASHLADGAVVILTSTVGTDGIGDIAARLAEHGAQLVDAPLSGGPVRAGQGDLLIVVGAAPSALEVARPVLDQLASTLSIVGDNPGDGQALKTVNQLLCGVHIAAAAEALALADALGLDRENTLEALTAGAANSFMLGNRGPRSLQAYDEDGAEVLSRLDIFVKDMGIVGNAARAAHLSTPVANAAEQLFLLGEAQGLGDHDDSAVIRVIAPERLS
- the rplK gene encoding 50S ribosomal protein L11, yielding MAPKKKVTGLIKLQINAGAANPAPPIGPALGQHGVNIMEFCKAYNAATESQRGNVIPVEITVYEDRSFTFVLKTPPAAELIKKAAGVQKASATPHTVKVGKITKDQVRQIAETKQADLNANDIEAASKIIAGTARSMGITVEG
- a CDS encoding GntP family transporter, producing MLPLPALIAIGVAGLALLLLLIIRFKMQAFYALILVSILVGLAAGLPMTTIPASGDTPEQLGIIQAIIAGVGGTLGSVAVLVALGSMLGKIIELSGGAESLAGKFTKWLGPKRVGIALVIAAAILAIPVFFDAGFIILVPIIFAFSKIAGLNPIKFGLPVAGIMLAVHVAVPPHPGIVGGATILGADMGWVLIFSLIISIPLAALSFWVGKIINRREYAMIEATKEMFDSFGTEKASINAGLREGEKAPSAFTVLALILLPLVLIMLGTTVAPAFESGTFWNGFLSMIGQPIFALMVAIAAAMFFLGVRRGWSPAKLGEVMESALPSAAVIILVTGAGGAFGKILTETGIGGAVAELMAGSGMPILLAAFLISLIMRAAQGSATVAITTTAGLLLPTVAVLGLDTIHIALVAVAIGYGALGLSHVNDSGFWVVTRYLGLSVKDGLRTWTPLTTVLGVAGFLLTWLTYAVIPMS
- a CDS encoding four-carbon acid sugar kinase family protein, whose protein sequence is MHVDALLAGIPVPVEIDAAEVRASLDPRGVLVVLDDDPTGTQSVSNLPVLTRWEKEDLAGAFATGAAAVYVLTNTRSLDEKTAAERNREVVAVALAAASEAGRRVTFVSRGDSTLRGHFPLETDVLSTEIVAHGGRAPELTLLVPAFPDAGRVTVDSVHYWVTDGEATPVGDTPFAKDATFGFASSNLRDWVAEKTNGRIVAEEVAALTVQIIRSGVDAVADFLAGLSTGTVVAVDVVDESDMRVVALALHSLHERQVLLRVGPPYVRAHIGQDIAEPVSAADIPFAYDRGGLVVVGSHVPLTTAQLEELRRQRPDTVTIELDVRQLIDERREVHLDAQAHAVAAELASGSVIVHTTRELVTGADGEESLEIARKVSSGVVDLVRRVLAIAPPRFVIAKGGITSSDVASEALEIRRATVLGPMLPGIVSLWQPQTGPAVGIPYIVFAGNVGDTDSLARVVATLADAD
- the poxB gene encoding ubiquinone-dependent pyruvate dehydrogenase, encoding MVTVAENIVHTLRANDIDRVYGIPGDSLNGFTDALRKDGTFRWLHVRHEESAAFAAAADAAITGDLAVVAGSCGPGNLHLINGLFDAQRSRVPVLAIAAHIPTSEIGTGYFQETHPQELFRECSVYVEYVADPVQMPRLLEIAMRTAIEERGVAVLVIPGEVALAEIKDDRAAVIERARPVVVPSPSELERAAQLLNASTKVTILAGAGAEGAHDEVVALADRLGAPIVHALRGKEFIEYDNPFDVGMTGLLGFASGYRAMESADTLLVLGSDFPYEQFYPEDATTIQVDIRGSQLGKRHPLDLGLVGDVRATADALLPRIAEKSNRSHLDDAVAHYRKTRAKLDELAVPAKGRKPIHPQYLARLLDEHATDDAIFTADVGSPTVWAARYLTMNGRRRLIGSFTHGSMANALLHGIGAQTARPDRQVVALAGDGGLAMMLGELITLTQNNLPVKTIVVNNSSLNFVELEMKAAGFVTYATDLENPNFAAVAEALGIFARRVERSEDLPDAVAEVLAHDGPALLDVVTERQELSMPPAISAEQVKGFALYAIRTVMSGRGDELLDLARANWRQLF
- the rplA gene encoding 50S ribosomal protein L1 is translated as MAKSKAYKAAVEKIEADRFYTPTEAVALAKETGSAKFDSTVEVALKLAVDPRKADQMVRGTVILPHGTGKTARVIVFATGPAAEAAIAAGADEVGGAELIEKVAAGWTDFDSAVSTPELMGQVGRLGKVLGPRGLMPNPKTGTVTPNPAKAVEEIKGGKIEFRVDKHANVHFVVGKASFSAEQLDENIGAALEEIVRLKPSSAKGRYIQKGAVSTTFGPGIPLDVNAI
- the nusG gene encoding transcription termination/antitermination protein NusG — encoded protein: MSERYSDDADWATAAEQSSEDDEAQEGNVLSAEEKASSAAEHEAVHIEGDDGEADEEGTEDIDIDDPEADAIVNDALNLDETAETEAAAEVLNDSAEEEAADIEAAAADEVTPYDGPDVNGEEDATASDDATSEEAASEGDAEEDPYEAFRMDLRMLPGKWYVIHSYAGFERKVKANIEQRKSTLEVEDDIYQVEVPMEDVVEIKNGQRKMVTRVRIPGYVLVRMELNEDTWSVVRHTPGVTGFVGNAHNPTPLRFEEAFNMLKALVEVKDIPTAKNVQSKGGVAVARTVPAEVDFEIGETITIKEGSFAGLPGSISEIKPESGKLTVLVSLFERETPVELSFDQVTKMS
- the secE gene encoding preprotein translocase subunit SecE; translation: MDQDEPRGEIVAAGGAAGVKKLGFFGRIALFFRQVIGELRKVVTPTRKELFKFTAVVLVFVVIVMAFVYGLDTAFSWLTAQVFGVPQ
- a CDS encoding helix-turn-helix transcriptional regulator, translated to MRADRLIQALLLLQGRPQITAAQLASELEISVPTARRDLEALSMAGVPIYPTRGRGGGWRLIGGARTDLTGLTEGEVTSVLIGLAQGGAGDPERIAAVRKLIRAMPAPFREGAERVASATMQDVPWGQKKDAAVAARVEQLQRAIARQHRVRLDYEGSRGEEAVDLVPLVVGSRGVHWYLLAAPPGEGADAADEDRLRTYRVDRIRDLEILAGRGAPPDGFDASAVWTAMVARVEDLRGTVRAVVSVQPWAMRALRDQFGAQARVIDAGADDGHPLVEVHAHRVDALAEQLAGWSSVAEVIEPVAVRAALRALGERIVAQYAAENT
- a CDS encoding VOC family protein gives rise to the protein MFRGLANINLVADDMPAAIDWYRRLFGAEPYFIRPEEGPAQYAEWRFGDDEDEFALMDARFRPALDQPGGALVSMHVDDIQAAFDRLIALGATEFDPITQRGDGWWSASVSDPFRNLIGLIQSPHWAAQHDA